The Dioscorea cayenensis subsp. rotundata cultivar TDr96_F1 chromosome 11, TDr96_F1_v2_PseudoChromosome.rev07_lg8_w22 25.fasta, whole genome shotgun sequence genomic interval ggtctcgagaggtttgagaggatgagtcgagaggtacaggagcatctcCTTCTCCGTGCCcagtgatagattctacctccattccttgtgTTCTTTGGGCagcccataatagagtgagtggtctaaggttGAACCTCCGGGGCCTAGCTAGCGcatgtaatggagtgaagcgctgagaggatctttagtatctagggcttaattgtggctaggNNNNNNNNNNNNNNNNNNNNNNNNNNNNNNNNNNNNNNNNNNNNNNNNNNNNNNNNNNNNNNNNNNNNNNNNNNNNNNNNNNNNNNNNNNNNNNNNNNNNNNNNNNNNNNNNNNNNNNNNNNNNNNNNNNNNNNNNNNNNNNNNNNNNNNNNNNNNNNNNNNNNNNNNNNNNNNNNNNNNNNNNNNNNNNNNNNNNNNNNNNNNNNNNNNNNNNNNNNNNNNNNNNNNNNNNNNNNNNNNNNNNNNNNNNNNNNNNNNNNNNNNNNNNNNNNNNNNNNNNNNNNNNNNNNNNNNNNNNNNNNNNNNNNNNNNNNNNNNNNNNNNNNNNNNNNNNNNNNNNNNNNNNNNNNNNNNNNNNNNNNNNNNNNNNNNNNNNNNNNNNNNNNNNNNNNNNNNNNNNNNNNNNNNNNNNNNNNNNNNNNNNNNNNNNNNNNNNNNNNNNNNNNNNNNNNNNNNNNNNNNNNNNNNNNNNNNNNNNNNNNNNNNNNNNNNNNNNNNNNNNNNNNNNNNNNNNNNNNNNNNNNNNNNNNNNNNNNNNNNNNNNNNNNNNNNNNNNNNNNNNNNNNNNNNNNNNNNNNNNNNNNNNNNNNNNNNNNNNNNNNNNNNNNNNNNNNNNNNNNNNNNNNNNNNNNNNNNNNNNNNNNNNNNNNNNNNNNNNNNNNNNNNNNNNNNNNNNNNNNNNNNNNNNNNNNNNNNNNNNNNNNNNNNNNNNNNNNNNNNNNNNNNNNNNNNNNNNNNNNNNNNNNNNNNNNNNNNNNNNNNNNNNNNNNNNNNNNNNNNNNNNNNNNNNNNNNNNNNNNNNNNNNNNNNNNNNNNNNNNNNNNNNNNNNNNNNNNNNNNNNNNNNNNNNNNNNNNNNNNNNNNNNNNNNNNNNNNNNNNNNNNNNNNNNNNNNNNNNNNNNNNNNNNNNNNNNNNNNNNNNNNNNNNNNNNNNNNNNNNNNNNNNNNNNNNNNNNNNNNNNNNNNNNNNNNNNNNNNNNNNNNNNNNNNNNNNNNNNNNCCTTGCGATGCATAGCGGGCGAAAAAACCGATTATAGGGACACGGCGCCTCGCAGCGGGCCCGAACGTTGGGGACCTTGCTCACATGCAATGGCGGGTGCGCGAAGCAGAAACACGGCAGCGCCTGACGGCAGGCGGGGTGGCGAAGGCGGCCCAGGCGTGCCCGCCGCAGCGGCAGCGGCACCGCCGACCACCGGCCCCGGTCCCTAAGGTGGCCCACAGGCGCCACCCGGACTGCCATGGCCGTCGCCATGTCCCCGGCGATGGCGAGCCGCGCCGCTTGGCGCCACTAAGTGGCAGAGGACACGGCGCCTGCTTGTGACGGTTAGGGACTTGCTGTACAATAAGCGGGTTGCGAAAGCGAAGGGCGGCGCTGCGGCCCGGCAGAACGGTGGCGAAGGCGGTGGCGCCACGGCAGCGGCACGCCCCACGTACCGGCGAATTCGAGCGCCGCAGCAGCCACGGACACCCGTAGCGTCTTGCGCCATGTCCGGCGTGAAACGCGACGCGCCGCCTTAGTGACCGGCAGGGACACGGCGCCTGCGCGGGCAGAACGTTGAGACGCCCTTGTGCAATGGCGGGTTAGCGGAAAGCAGGGGCACGGCAGCGCGCGGCGGCAAGACGGGGTGGCGGCTTGGCCGCCGCGGCGGAAGGCACCGCCCGGCCACCGGCCGGTTCGGTAGCCTGGCGGCCACCGGACGTACCGCGCTTACGTCTCAGCATATCAGCGATAAAGGCGAGCAGCAGCGCCCGCCCCGCGTAGTGACCCGAGAGAGGACACGGCGTACCGCCCGGCGGGCGAGGAACCGTTAGGGACACGCCCGCGCGGCACCAATATAAGCGGGTGCGCGGAAGCAGGGCGCAGCGCGCGGCCGCTTGAACGGGGTGGCGAGCGAGCGGGCGTGCCGCCCACAGCGGCGGCACCGCCTGCGGCCACCGGCGGGTTCGAGTAGCCTGAGCGGCCACCGGACATACCACACGTGGCCGTGCGCATCCATGTCGGCGATGGGGCGAGCAGCGCGCCGCCACGCCAAGTGACAAAGAGGACAGCGCCGCCAGCGGGCGAGGCGGGTGAGCGCCCTTGTGCAATATGGTTGGCGTGAAGCGGGGGCACGACGCCGCGGCACATGCGTGGTGGCGAGCGGTAGCGTGCCGCCCGCAGCCGGCGGCCACCGCTGACCGGCGAGTTCAGTGTACAGGCATGCGAGACGTACCATGGCCGTCGCGCCATGTCGGCGTGGGGCGACGGCGCGTACCTTAAGTGACCGGAGAGGACAAGGCCTCGCCCGGCGGGGCGGCGGGGAGCCGTTGGGAACGCCGCTGTGCAATAAAGCGGGTGCAGCGAGCAGAACGCGGCGGCCGGCTTAAGACGGGTGGCGAAGGCGAGCGGCGCGCGCGCGCGCCGCCACGGCCTTGGCGGCACCGACCCCTTGGCGGTTAAAATCGCTTGCAGGCGTACCGAACTGCTGCTGCAGCCATCTGGCATGTCCCGAGGCGATGGGGCGACGCGCCCGCCCGCAAGTGACGGCGAGGACGCGGCGCCTGTTGTGTGAGCGAAACCGTTGAACCGCCCTTGCAATAGCGGTTAGCGAAGCGAAACACGGCAGCGCCTGCCAACGCGGCAAAAGACGGGGTAGCAGCGAGGCGGCGGGCGTGCCGCCAGCCTTGGCGGCCCGCTGACCACCGGCGGGTTCCGGAAGTGGCCGGCGACCGGACATACTGCCACCGCCCGTCGCATGTCCCGGCGGTAAAGCGAGCCGCGCGCCCGCCCCACGCCGTAACCCGAAGGAACACCGGCGCCGCCAGCAGACGGCGAGGCCGTTGAGACGCTTATGCAATTGCTGAAGGAAAAGCGAAACACGGCAGCATACGGCCTTAAAACCGGGTAGCGAAGGCGGTAGCGCCTGCAGCGGCAGCGGCCGCCGGCCGTACGGTCGGAAGTAGCCCGCAGGCGGCCACGAGACTTACCGCCTGGCGTCGCGCCATATCGGCGATAAGGCGCGCCTCTGCCAGTGACGATAAGACACCGGCTGCCTCACCCGCGAGCGAGAACCGTTGAGACCACCCTTATGCGATGGCCGGGTTGGCGGAAAGCGAGGCACAGCAGCGGCCGGCAAAGGCGAGGGGTAGCTCACGGGCGGCCACACGGCGTGCAGCGGCGTCTTGGCGCCATCCGGGCAATAGGGCGCACGCGCGCCGCCCCGCCCATGTTACCGCGAGAGGACACCGCAGCGCCACTGCCCGGCGGGCAGCGAGGTACGTTGGGAGACCCGCCCTTGTCTCTGGCCAGGTTAGCGCCAGAACCACCTCGCCCGTGGTCGGCGGCGGCGGGGAGGCCGAGCACAGCGCCGGCCCGGCGGTCGGGTGGCAGTGGCAGCAGCGCCGCCTGGCCCGGCCACCGCCGCCACCGGCCAGTCCAGGTAGCCACCCAGGCGACCACCCGGGGCGTACCATAACCCGTCACAGCATGTCGGCGAAAGGCGGCCGCCGCGCCGCCCCCCACGCCCTGTTGCTAACATATCCCCACCCCTACCCTTACGCAAAACTTGTCCGCCCCAAAGGCATAGGTACAAAGGGTCTCTGAGACTGAGAAGGAACATTTGCTAACCTCGTTTCATAAAACAGAGTCCTTTTCGGAGATTCCGTCGTCCCGACCACGCCCGCATTGAGACCGCTGAGCAAAGTTTTCCTCGGTAGTGAGCGGTCGGGCCAAGTTTTCTCGGTAACAACATGGCCGTTGTGGCGAGTTTTCTAGAAACGTTAGGTAGCAGAAGGGCAAGTTTCTCGGGGCCATCGGGCGCGCGGGAGGCAAGTTTTGAGGCCCTTGGTGGCGCAGACTACAGGCGATGGGGCAGCAAGTTTTGGGCGTTGGTAGCGCAGGCGGAGGTGCACGGGTCGATGGGCGGCAGGCAAGTTTTACTGGGCCAATGGGCCCAGCAGGAGCATTTTCTCGTGACGATGGTGACAGCAAGGGGCAAGTTTACAGGCCATTGGTGTGCAGGGGCAAGTTTTGGGCCATTGGTGACAGTTTTACGGGCCGTTGGGCCTTGTAGGGGCAGACTACGGGCCATTGGGCGGGGAGCTTGAGTTTTTCTGGGCCAATGGGCGGCGGGGCAGGTTGCGGGCCAGTGGTGGCGGGCAAGTTTACGGGCCATTGTTAGGCGtagggcaagttttctaggccaatgGGTGGCAGGGGCAGGATTTGGGCCATTGGTGGCCATGAGACAGCCTGCAGACCATTTGTTGGGCGGGCCATTGGTGGCAGGGGCAGTTTTCCAGGCCCAATGGTGGGGCAAGTTTACGGGCCATTGGTGGGGGCAAGTTTTGCAGGCCATTGTGTGGGGCAAGTTGGGCCATTGTTAGGTGAGCGGGGCAAGTTTCCTGAGCCATTGTTAGGCGGAGGCAGAGATTTTTAGGTATTGTTGTGTAGGGCAATTTCTACAAACTTCATTGTTGTGAAGTGGCGATTTTCTTAGCCATTGTCTTGTCATTATAAATTCTAAACCCATTATTCGACGCGCGGAGCAGAATTTCCTACAAACCCATTAGGCGGCAGCAAGAACGTTTCTAAACCATTAAACACGTCGGGCTTTCCTTAGGAGGCAATAGGAAACTCTCCGTGTCAGCGGCCGAGCTCGCGGTCCAGCCGGCTTGATGGCCCGGCGAAATGGCCGGCGGTGGTAGCGTACACTTACCTGCAGGTAGCGGCCACCCGCCCGCGTGGCGGAGGTGATACCGTCGCAGCGTGTAACCTGTGGCCAGCGGGCGTGGCCGCGCGCCGGTAAGCGGCGTCCGCCCGATGGAAAAAAATTGCCTTCCCCTATATAACACTATAAAACAGCCCCCAGGCCAAGGTACAAAGATACTCTGAGACCCCCCTTTTCACAGGCCGCTCACTGCATGCGTTCTGGCGGTGACGTGGCATGGCGGTAGCGCGATGGCGCCTTAACTCCGGTAATCTCCAATCCAGCAAATCTGCGTTTTAAGGACTTGGGATGTCCTCAAATGAATGAAAGTAGGGATACctacaaacaaccaaaagaCTTGCATCTGAAGGATTTGGAATAAAAGAGTGGAAGGTGAACCTAAGCTCCCCTATCACAACCACACCATGTCCCTACCTTCCCTCCGATTTTATTTACATCATTTACACCATTATAATAAAatcttttttcttaattcttttagtaaaaatatatatatatatatatatatatatatatatatatatatatatatatatatatatatatatatatatgtggttttTTCACCTTTACATCTTTAATAATTAagaatttattttctataaacaTCTCCATGGTTAGTGGGATGCTattttatatgtgtgtgtacatataaatatagaatgctagtttttatattatatagtgTTTTACATAGTTCAGTGCTGTTTATTATTCATCTTATTTTAGATGattgtattaaaatatagatGAAAATTATCTCGATAACATTTACATAAATATTGAGGGTCTTCTCCCATTATAAtagtaacctttttttttaataaaaatatattattggatatcaaaatcaatggttatatatagatagaatATCACCTAGACAACTCAACCACAATTTCAACTAGTGGCAAAATTTTCAatggtatataaaaaaattcatagtgaAAAATGGCATATAAAGCGATGAATTTGTAAGTTATTACTTTTTATAAATGTGTAAATTTAAGTGATAGAAGAAatctttatttgaaatttatcaaattaaaaactaatacaTGTATCATCACcttaatgtatatatgtatatatatatatgaatgaatggatgaataatctatatatactattaaaatagatgtataatctactccaaAAACATTTTAAGTCTTATTTGTTGACATTTATCAAGCTTATACATCTACTCCAAGAGCATTTCAAGTCTTATTTGTTGACATTTATCAAGCATGAGCTTAAGAATAATTACAATTCCCAAATTTGATTCTTGACCTTCACTCACTTTCAGACAAACAACACAAAGACCAGACTATTCTATTTGACAAAACTTTATTATAAACCTAAAATTTGAAAAGCaatttataattgaaaacaaataaagaaattttttgtcaataaaaaaataaaatttattgttttgatttttttttttttgaaaagggtGACAAGCACTTAATTAAGGGACGGGCACGTGGGAGAGTCACACTCTACGCCACAATGCCCTCACCTTGCGATTTCTTGTTGTGCTTTTgatataatttctatttttatttaggtTAACATATATCAAAATTGTCCATCTATTTTACGATTTCAACCTTTTTAGTCcatctaatataaaatttgcctttttggtcctcgtattttcgcatttttgtctttttggtccctctaattgaccgatctgcccttttggtcctttcagttgatgaattagagggaccaaaaaagatgaaaatgtgtaaatacgagtATCAAAAATGTGgattttacaattaaaagacgaaaatatgcaaatataagGACCAAAAGgacggattttatattaaatggaCTAAAAAgacgaaaaataaaaaatagagggaccattttaatattttaatgtacATGCtcatcttaaaaataaaacaaggcaaaatcaaattttgaaaatttttttttcttgagtgtttccttgtttttttcccATATCATGAAATGAGATACGCTATGAATAAAATTGGAGAAAGGACCAATCAAATAATGTCAATAAACAGGCATACTTTTAGTCTTGATGAATAAAGAGGAGATATGATCTTCAATCCCTCACCTACAACATGATGTAGGCCATTTGATTGGACAACTAAGTGAATGGTTCCACGTGGTCTTCCCCCATTGGATGGTTTCCTACTCCTTACATCACTCTCCTTATActgcattaaatttttttctccttaAATATCCTTTTAAgtttataagaaataaaaagtaacCCAAAACAAGGTATTATCTAAATTGTAGaattttaaataagtaattttaattttaattttaatttttttagcacCATAGACAAGTCACCAAATACATGGACTTTATTTACACTGCAATCATACATTATGAGAATCGAATCCTCAAACttcaatataaaaatcaaatactttaactctaataaaaatttaaagacttctatttataaaattaccTATGAAAAGAGATATATATACCTCCTAATAAAGCTTTTAATATTTTACCCAAACTTATTTAGAGCCAATCGTTTATGAGAATCATGTGTGTCAAGtaaagaaatgcaaatttttGGGTGAATAACACGAGCCATGGTTATGAGCAGAGCCACCTAATTAactttattaactttattaacTAACTAATAAACCAATTTGGTTGTGTTGtgactttttaaataatttgtttgttcatgttttgattACCTCATGACAAAGATGGCCAAGGAGGCCTACCATCCACTCTCTTTCTCACCAACTCACATCTAGAAGCCTTAAGCTCCACAAAATCACTATAAATCTCCTTCTCCTGCTCCTAGTAGGTGCAAatgaaacttaaaaaataaaaaataaaaataaaagagagagagagagagagagagagatcatgGGAAGGTCACCATGTTGTGAGAAAGCTCACACAAACAAAGGAGCATGGacaaaggaagaagatgaaaggcTCATAGCACATATCAAGGTTCATGGAGAAGGATGTTGGCGTTCACTCCCTAAAGCAGCTGGACTTCGCCGGTGTGGCAAGAGTTGCCGTCTCCGGTGGATAAACTATCTCCGGCCCGATCTCAAACGCGGTAATTTCACACAAGAAGAGGACGAGCTCATCATTAAACTCCATGGACATCTCGGCAACAAGTTAGTAAATATGGATATGAATATCAGTTAAATTAGTAAATATGACATTGAATATATAAACTTGACTCTCTTTTTTTTGTATGCAGGTGGTCGCTTATCGCCGCGAAATTACCAGGCAGGACGGATAATGAGATCAAGAATTACTGGAACACGCATATAAAAAGGAAGCTATTGAGTAGGGGAATAGACCCAGCGACGCATCGGCCAGTGATGGAGTCGGCGGAGAAGAAGGACGAGAAGGTGGCCAATGGTGAGGTAGGGCAAGAGGCATCTTCATGGCAATGTCCTGACTTGAATTTGGAGCTTTGCATAAGTCTTCCTTCTCAAGAGCCTGTGAAGATGGAGAAAACTACTCTTTGTTTTAGTTGTGGCTCCTCTGAGTGCAAGTGTGACACTAATTTTCTTGGTCTCAGCAGTGGAGTTTTGGACTATAGAAATGCCCATATGAAATGAGAACACTGAATGGTAGTCTAGTGTAGTTGGAGGGAAAACTTTTATGTTAATTAAGAGGCatgctttcatgtgtttaatTAGAGATCTTCTTGGttttttgaatgcttgatttaagtttttttggatgaattattatatttactgTTATTTTCTTGGAATTCATGACTGTATTTGAGAATTTTGTGGATAAGAGGTGAGAGGATGAGGGAATGAATTGTGAAGGGGTAGGTAGGGGAGAAGTATTTGAACTAATGATAGGGCTCACCAAAAAAGGCACAAACACAGAAACACAATAATGAATGGTACTAAGTATGTGTGAACCTTGATGATCAAAGCATGTTCAATTACTCATTCAATAATGAGTGGTAACAAAATTGTAAACATATGGTAAATGCCCAAACTATTTGGcattaacataaattaaaactGATCCtaaattttggtcatttttcattttttattactGAAATTATAAATGCTTTGGTCTAACATTGTAATggacataataaataaatgaataaacaatgatgtaatttttttagggTTCAGTAacaaatttattagtttttcaatcataataaattaacacTGATATCATGTTAGACGTATTTGATATTATTAAGTAAGatcatgagttttttttaattataatttcaataaaaaaaaaccatataccAGATTGgttaaatcatcaaaatcaacattaaagaaaaaatagattatGATTAACTAGTGCTAACGAAAACTACTTGAAGAagttctt includes:
- the LOC120271887 gene encoding MYB-like transcription factor 4, producing the protein MGRSPCCEKAHTNKGAWTKEEDERLIAHIKVHGEGCWRSLPKAAGLRRCGKSCRLRWINYLRPDLKRGNFTQEEDELIIKLHGHLGNKWSLIAAKLPGRTDNEIKNYWNTHIKRKLLSRGIDPATHRPVMESAEKKDEKVANGEVGQEASSWQCPDLNLELCISLPSQEPVKMEKTTLCFSCGSSECKCDTNFLGLSSGVLDYRNAHMK